One Ananas comosus cultivar F153 linkage group 1, ASM154086v1, whole genome shotgun sequence DNA window includes the following coding sequences:
- the LOC109706477 gene encoding soluble inorganic pyrophosphatase isoform X3 produces the protein MGDNNGHANPEKKQTPRLNERILSSLSRRSVAAHPWHDLEIGPGAPAVFNVVVEITKGSKVKYELDKKTGLIKVDRILYSSVVYPHNYGFIPRTLCEDNDPIDVLVLMQEPVLPGCFLRARAIGLMPMIDQGEKDDKIIAVCADDPEYHHYNDLTELSPHRLQEIRRFFEDYKKNENKEVAVNEFLPADTAREAIQHSMDLYAQYILHTLRR, from the exons ATGGGTGACAATAATGGGCATGCTAATCCTGAGAAAAAGCAAACTCCCCGTCTGAATGAGAGGATCCTATCATCCCTTTCAAGGCGTTCAGTTGCTGCACATCCTTGGCATGACCTTGAAATTG GTCCCGGTGCCCCTGCTGTATTCAATGTT GTTGTAGAGATAACAAAAGGAAGTAAAGTCAAATATGAACTCGACAAGAAAACAGGATTGATTAAG GTCGATCGTATATTGTACTCATCAGTGGTTTATCCTCATAACTATGGCTTCATTCCACGGACTCTTTGTGAAGACAATGACCCAATTGATGTCTTGGTCCTCATGCAA GAACCAGTTCTTCCTGGTTGCTTCCTCCGGGCCAGAGCCATTGGACTCATGCCTATGATCGACCAG GGAGAGAAAGATGACAAGATTATAGCAGTGTGTGCCGATGATCCCGAGTACCACCACTACAATGATCTTACCGAGCTCTCCCCTCATCGCCTTCAAGAGATCCGCCGCTTCTTCGAAGACT ATAAGAAGAATGAGAACAAAGAGGTTGCAGTCAATGAGTTCTTGCCTGCGGATACTGCTCGAGAGGCAATACAGCACTCCAT GGACCTCTATGCTCAATACATCTTGCACACCTTGAGGCGGTAG